The Legionella sp. PATHC032 genome has a window encoding:
- the secA gene encoding preprotein translocase subunit SecA has product MLSTLIKKMFGSRNERTLRRMEKSVMAINAFEPKMQALSNEELAGKTQQFKERFNNGESLDELLAEAFATVREVSLRTLGLRHFDVQLIGGMVLHEGNIAEMRTGEGKTLVATLPAYLNAISGRGVHIVTVNDYLAKRDSQWMKPIYEFLGLTVGVIYPDMSHKEKQEAYKADIVYGTNNEYGFDYLRDNMAFSLTDKVQRELNFAIVDEVDSILIDEARTPLIISGAAEDSSELYIKINSLIPQLKKQEEEGGEGDYTVDEKQKQAHLTDAGHLHIEELLTKAKLLDPGESLYHASNIMLMHHVNAALKAHAMFHRDIDYIVKDNQVVIVDEHTGRTMPGRRWSEGLHQAVEAKEGVSIQNENQTLASITFQNFFRMYNKLSGMTGTADTEAYEFQQIYNLEVVVIPTNKPMVRKDEADLVYLTQADKFQAIIKDIRECGVRRQPVLVGTVSIEASEFLSQLLKKENIKHQVLNAKFHEKEAQIIAEAGRPGAVTIATNMAGRGTDIVLGGSLAADLANLPADASEQEKEAVKKEWQKRHDEVIAAGGLRIIGSERHESRRIDNQLRGRAGRQGDPGSSRFYLSLEDNLMRIFASERVASMMRRLGMQPGEPIEHSLVTRAIENAQRKLEGHHFDVRKQLLDYDNVANDQRQVIYTQRSSIMEMTDTQEVVEMMREEVMDSLVDTYIPPQSLEDQWDPQALSDVLSDEFKIKAPVPDWINKDHSIQPEQIKEKILALAIEHYDEKVRKVGRPVISQFEKSIILQTLDNHWREHLAAMDQLRQGIHLRGYAQKDPKQEYKKEAFSLFTMMLENLKYEVIRILSSVEIQTEEDAHVVEEQRRAEQIRKMNLMHESLSENNEASETQTFRRQEKKIGRNDPCPCGSGKKYKACHGSLV; this is encoded by the coding sequence AGACACTTTGACGTACAATTAATAGGCGGGATGGTATTGCATGAAGGAAATATTGCTGAAATGCGTACTGGGGAAGGTAAAACACTGGTTGCAACCTTGCCCGCCTATCTTAATGCCATTAGCGGACGTGGTGTACATATAGTTACTGTTAATGATTATCTTGCGAAAAGGGATAGTCAATGGATGAAGCCCATATATGAGTTTTTAGGGCTTACAGTGGGCGTTATCTACCCTGATATGTCGCATAAGGAAAAACAAGAGGCTTACAAAGCGGATATTGTTTACGGAACTAATAACGAATATGGTTTTGACTATTTGCGTGACAATATGGCTTTTAGCCTGACTGATAAGGTACAAAGAGAGCTTAATTTTGCCATTGTTGACGAAGTAGATTCCATTTTGATCGATGAAGCGAGAACTCCATTGATCATATCTGGTGCGGCAGAAGATAGTTCAGAGCTGTATATTAAAATTAATTCCTTGATCCCACAGTTAAAAAAACAGGAAGAAGAGGGGGGCGAAGGAGATTATACTGTAGATGAGAAGCAAAAACAGGCTCATCTGACTGATGCAGGCCATCTGCATATAGAAGAACTGCTGACCAAAGCCAAATTATTAGATCCCGGCGAGAGTCTTTATCATGCCAGTAATATCATGTTGATGCATCATGTGAATGCGGCTCTCAAGGCTCATGCGATGTTTCACAGAGATATTGATTATATCGTCAAAGACAATCAAGTAGTGATAGTGGATGAGCATACTGGGCGCACTATGCCCGGAAGGCGTTGGTCAGAAGGCTTACACCAGGCAGTCGAAGCCAAGGAAGGAGTCTCAATTCAAAATGAAAATCAGACTCTGGCTTCTATAACCTTCCAGAATTTTTTCCGTATGTACAATAAATTATCCGGAATGACCGGTACTGCTGACACTGAAGCCTATGAATTTCAGCAAATATATAATCTTGAAGTGGTTGTGATACCTACAAATAAACCGATGGTTAGAAAAGATGAGGCTGATTTGGTTTATCTAACACAGGCAGATAAATTCCAGGCAATAATCAAGGATATAAGAGAATGTGGTGTGCGTAGACAACCTGTCCTGGTTGGAACGGTTTCAATCGAAGCTTCTGAGTTTTTAAGTCAACTCTTAAAAAAGGAGAACATCAAGCATCAAGTATTGAATGCAAAATTTCATGAAAAAGAGGCGCAAATTATTGCTGAAGCAGGGCGTCCTGGTGCTGTAACCATTGCGACTAACATGGCGGGACGAGGAACAGATATTGTTTTAGGTGGAAGTTTAGCAGCTGATCTGGCCAATTTACCAGCTGATGCGAGTGAGCAAGAAAAAGAAGCAGTTAAAAAAGAATGGCAAAAACGTCACGATGAAGTGATTGCAGCAGGTGGACTTCGAATTATTGGTTCTGAGCGTCATGAATCAAGGCGTATCGATAATCAATTAAGAGGGCGAGCCGGTCGTCAAGGTGATCCCGGTAGTAGCCGTTTTTATTTGTCACTTGAAGACAATTTAATGAGAATATTTGCTTCTGAGCGCGTGGCTTCTATGATGCGTCGTTTAGGAATGCAGCCAGGTGAGCCAATTGAACATAGTTTGGTTACCAGAGCAATTGAAAATGCTCAACGCAAGCTGGAAGGACATCATTTTGACGTAAGAAAGCAATTATTGGATTATGATAACGTAGCGAATGATCAACGCCAGGTCATTTATACTCAGCGTTCCTCTATTATGGAAATGACGGATACACAGGAAGTTGTTGAAATGATGAGGGAAGAGGTAATGGATAGTCTGGTTGATACTTATATCCCTCCTCAAAGTCTGGAGGATCAGTGGGATCCACAGGCCTTGTCTGATGTTTTGTCAGATGAATTTAAAATCAAAGCTCCTGTGCCTGACTGGATTAATAAAGATCATAGTATACAGCCTGAGCAAATTAAAGAAAAAATTCTTGCTTTAGCTATAGAGCATTATGATGAAAAAGTAAGGAAAGTTGGAAGACCTGTTATTTCACAATTTGAAAAATCAATTATTTTACAAACTTTAGATAATCATTGGCGTGAACACTTGGCTGCAATGGATCAATTACGCCAGGGAATCCATTTAAGAGGTTATGCTCAGAAGGACCCAAAGCAGGAATACAAAAAAGAAGCTTTTAGTTTGTTTACAATGATGCTGGAAAATCTTAAGTATGAGGTGATCAGAATACTATCGTCTGTTGAAATTCAAACGGAGGAGGATGCTCACGTTGTTGAAGAGCAACGAAGAGCAGAGCAGATTAGAAAAATGAATCTCATGCATGAAAGTTTATCTGAGAATAATGAGGCAAGTGAAACGCAAACTTTTAGACGACAAGAAAAGAAAATTGGCCGTAATGATCCCTGTCCCTGCGGCTCAGGTAAAAAATATAAAGCTTGTCATGGAAGCTTGGTGTGA
- the mutT gene encoding 8-oxo-dGTP diphosphatase MutT, which produces MKVAVAVIIDEKQRILITQRPYHVAHGGFWEFPGGKLEPQESGEDALVREIREELGIVVNEYRFLGHVDYDYPDRHIQLIIFMVTRFTGNPLCLEGQLNMKWVKKEELNINDFPKANHAVFDLINTPEFQYQA; this is translated from the coding sequence GTGAAAGTAGCAGTTGCTGTCATTATTGATGAAAAACAACGTATACTAATTACCCAACGCCCTTATCATGTCGCACATGGAGGATTTTGGGAGTTCCCTGGAGGAAAACTGGAGCCTCAAGAATCTGGAGAGGATGCTTTGGTCCGAGAGATTAGGGAGGAGTTAGGTATAGTTGTGAATGAATATCGGTTTCTGGGGCATGTAGATTATGACTATCCAGATAGGCACATACAATTAATTATTTTTATGGTGACTCGTTTTACAGGCAACCCGTTATGTCTGGAAGGACAGCTCAATATGAAGTGGGTAAAAAAAGAGGAATTAAATATCAATGATTTCCCTAAAGCAAATCATGCTGTTTTCGATTTAATTAATACCCCGGAATTTCAATATCAAGCATAA
- a CDS encoding transporter codes for MTTKQNGIYTLAVSLLISSFQIKAATDYQTYEAVCGGSTDMLSFLERGGIATNPCVVPPRSVLISSGYQYQQLIGEGIQHNFPAAAIQLGLPGHFEIDLLLPNYINQTVDPRIGFSQTQMIVNHVLWFNDKWVVTASGTFIFPSGSASFGSPSPGGGVIGIVSYNFNSQLNLTGNLGITTQSEPIYDGGQSYTSVNPDLILSWTKNKISLFAEIYGVSKTAPDEGSGYSTDAGILYQIKKNIVIDLEVDQRISGLLNDVERYYGGGITIQFN; via the coding sequence ATGACTACTAAGCAAAATGGAATTTATACTCTAGCTGTTTCTTTATTAATATCTTCATTTCAAATCAAAGCTGCTACTGATTATCAAACATATGAAGCGGTTTGTGGTGGATCAACGGATATGCTTTCTTTTCTTGAGAGAGGAGGTATTGCAACTAATCCTTGTGTAGTTCCTCCCAGGAGCGTACTAATTAGTTCTGGATATCAGTATCAGCAATTAATTGGTGAAGGTATACAGCATAACTTTCCTGCTGCTGCTATACAACTAGGGCTGCCAGGTCATTTTGAGATAGATTTATTATTACCCAATTATATTAATCAAACTGTTGATCCTCGTATAGGTTTTAGCCAAACTCAAATGATTGTCAATCATGTGCTATGGTTTAATGATAAGTGGGTGGTTACTGCTAGTGGGACATTTATTTTCCCGTCAGGAAGCGCTTCCTTTGGTAGCCCAAGTCCAGGAGGTGGTGTTATAGGAATTGTAAGTTATAACTTTAATTCCCAATTAAATCTTACAGGTAATTTGGGAATCACTACTCAATCAGAACCGATTTATGATGGTGGGCAAAGTTATACGAGTGTTAACCCAGATCTTATTTTGTCATGGACAAAAAATAAAATATCATTGTTTGCTGAGATTTATGGAGTAAGTAAAACAGCGCCAGATGAAGGCAGCGGTTATAGTACTGATGCAGGAATTCTTTACCAGATTAAAAAGAATATTGTAATTGATTTGGAGGTTGATCAACGTATCAGCGGCCTTCTGAATGATGTTGAGCGTTATTATGGAGGAGGAATTACCATACAATTTAATTAA
- the zapD gene encoding cell division protein ZapD: protein MHDHMITFQLATHFLSRIALRLEYLFKTINEACSESHEVIHRFALKNIIEIVEIIEKPELKSRFIKELIRIEHVLKKPNLLSHRELFDDLETQIHVLNHVPGRFSNKIHDDEFLKTLRQIHHPNTKECEFNSPHLVLWFDSDPLLRQKTISQWVSCLKDLEDTVKVYLSLLRGVTQYTPIRANNGFYQHSLAPKSLNHLILLRMDKTFKMIPKIQLGHHSLTIRLYDLVTGQEIRDKTIDLEIAFCQI, encoded by the coding sequence ATGCATGACCATATGATAACTTTTCAACTGGCAACTCATTTTTTATCAAGAATTGCCTTACGCCTGGAGTACCTTTTTAAAACCATAAATGAAGCTTGTAGTGAGTCTCATGAGGTTATACATCGATTTGCATTAAAAAATATAATTGAAATTGTTGAAATAATTGAAAAACCGGAATTAAAAAGCAGATTTATCAAAGAGTTAATTAGAATTGAGCATGTACTTAAAAAACCTAATTTATTGAGTCATAGGGAATTATTTGATGATCTGGAAACGCAAATACATGTATTAAATCATGTGCCGGGTCGATTTAGTAACAAAATCCATGATGATGAGTTTTTAAAAACTTTAAGACAAATACACCACCCCAATACTAAAGAATGCGAATTTAATTCCCCCCATTTGGTATTATGGTTTGATTCAGATCCACTATTAAGGCAAAAAACAATTAGTCAATGGGTATCCTGCCTGAAGGATCTGGAAGATACTGTAAAAGTTTATTTGTCCTTGTTACGAGGTGTTACTCAGTATACTCCCATTAGAGCTAATAATGGATTTTATCAGCATAGCCTTGCACCTAAATCACTTAACCATCTGATCTTATTAAGAATGGATAAAACATTCAAAATGATACCCAAAATCCAGTTAGGACATCATAGTTTAACTATCAGGCTTTATGACCTTGTCACTGGTCAAGAAATTAGAGATAAAACTATAGACCTTGAGATTGCATTTTGCCAAATATAG
- the coaE gene encoding dephospho-CoA kinase (Dephospho-CoA kinase (CoaE) performs the final step in coenzyme A biosynthesis.) yields MVYSVGLTGNIASGKSTVAEFFSELGIDVIYADKIAKELTSKNTPCYQDIISHFGSSVVLKNGDLDRKRIRDIIFSNSNERLWLENLLHPAIRKKIEEQLTVCSSPYCLIEIPLLYNKHHYPYLQKVLLVIAPLECQLDRIVKRDQCTKEQALAILATQPNLEQRLETADDVLVNESGLNELKEKVNKLHKKYRKEAKIKQKQ; encoded by the coding sequence ATGGTTTATTCGGTGGGACTCACTGGTAATATTGCCAGCGGCAAAAGTACGGTCGCAGAATTTTTTTCCGAACTGGGTATAGATGTTATTTATGCAGATAAAATTGCCAAAGAATTAACTTCTAAAAATACCCCCTGCTACCAGGATATTATTTCACATTTTGGTTCTTCAGTGGTTCTTAAAAATGGTGATCTTGATCGGAAACGGATAAGAGATATTATATTTTCCAATTCAAATGAGCGTTTATGGCTTGAAAATTTACTACATCCAGCTATTCGTAAAAAAATTGAAGAACAACTTACTGTCTGCTCATCTCCCTATTGCCTTATTGAAATTCCTTTATTGTATAATAAACATCACTACCCTTATCTTCAAAAAGTTTTATTGGTTATTGCCCCATTAGAATGTCAATTAGACAGAATTGTTAAAAGAGATCAATGCACGAAAGAGCAAGCATTAGCCATTTTGGCCACACAACCTAATTTGGAACAACGCCTGGAAACTGCAGATGATGTCCTGGTTAATGAATCGGGATTAAATGAATTGAAAGAAAAAGTAAATAAGCTACATAAAAAATACCGTAAAGAGGCAAAAATCAAACAGAAACAATAA